GCAGTAAAGATGCATGAATTTATAGGCAGTAATCACCATACTATAATAAATACCAATAGAGATTTAGCTGAAACTCTAGTAGAGGCAGTAAAGGCCAATGATCTTCCTGGGATGGCAGATATAGATTCTTCCTTTTATCTTTTCTGCAAAGGTGTGAGAAAAGAAAAAACTGTTACATTATCTGGTGAATGTGCTGATGAAATATTTGGTGGTTACCCTTGGTATAGAAGACCTGAAGATATAAATGCCAATACTTTTCCATGGTCAAAATCCGTAAGTGAAAGATCTAAAATATTAAGTGGAGATTTAAAAAATATAGATCTTGATGGCTTTGTAAGAGCCCATTACGAAAATACTTTAAAACAAGTTCCTCATCTTGATGGAGAAAGTAAATATGAGCATAGAATGAGAGAATTATTCTATCTTAATATGAAGTGGTTTATGCTGACTCTATTAACAAGAAATGATCGTATGAGTATGGCTAGTAATTTAGAGGTAAGAATACCTTTTGCCGATTACAGATTAGTACAATATGCCTTTAATATTCCTCCAGAAATACGTTTTTGCGGAGATAGGGAAAAGGGAATACTAAGGAAAGCTTTAAAGGGAATACTTCCTGATGATATTGTCTATAGAAAAAAGAGTCCTTATCCTAAAACCTTTAATCCTGGATATACTAAAATAGTACAAAAATGGCTTGAAAATATTTTAAATGATCCTAATTCTCCTATACTTCAATTGATCGATGTTCCTGTAGTAAGAGAGATTGTGAGAACTGGAGGTAAATCCTATAAAAAACCTTGGTATGGTCAATTAATGACAGGACCTCAATTAATAGCTTATCTTATTCAAGTAGATACTTGGCTAAGATTATATAATGTAGATATACAAATATAGTGAATCATAATTAAAGACTGGAAGCAAATTCTCTCCCAGTCTTTAATTTATCCTATTCTTCTACTTCTTCAAATTGATCTTTTCCTACTCCACACAAAGGACATACCCAATCATCTGGAATATCTTTAAAATCTGTTCCTGGATTTACTCCATTATCTGGGTCTCCATCTTCGGGATTATAAATATATCCACATACTGTACATGTATACTTCTTCATAAAAACTCCTCCAATACCTTAATAAAATTTTAATGTATTTATTTTATATTACAACAATTAAGTAAATATTTCTACCTTATTTTATAAAAATATACTTATTTAACAAAAATTTATGCAATATGAACTTCAATTAAAACTTGAAATATATAGTATATATTTCAAGTTTTAATAATAAAATTTAGTCTAGTCATATAAGATCAAATCCCCATAAATTATAAGTTGTCATCTCCTTCATGCCAATCTAAAGCACACATTCCACCAGTTTGAAATGCCTTTAATACACGAAGAGTTTCATCAACACTTCTTCCTACATTAAGATCATGCACTACAGAATACCTAACTATTCCTTCAGGATCAATTATAAATAGTCCTCTTAGAGAAATACCTTCTTCTTCTATCTGTATTCCATATTTTGTACTCACTTCAGTAGTTTTATCGGAGGCAATTGGAAAATTAATTTTACCAAGTCCCCCCTGTTTTATATCTTGATTAATCCAAGTCTCATGAGAATATTGACTATCACAACTTACCGCTAATAATTCAGCTTTTAAATCCCTAAATTCTTCAGCCCTTTTGCTAAAGCCTGTAATTTCAGTTGGGCATACAAATGTAAAATCTAACGGATAAAAAAACATTACTAGCCATTTTCCCTTATAATCTCCCAGTTTAACTTCAGTAAATCCTCTTCCATCACCTTTGACAGCCTTCATTTCAAATTCTGGTGCTGGCTTTCCCACTAATCTCTCCATAAAATCTCCTCCTTTTGTTCATCATATACCATATATACCATACCAAAAAGTAGTCTATTTCTCTATTAGTTTATCTATTTCTGCCTTGTTAAATCCAACTATTATATTACCATCTATATTTATAACTGGCACTCCTGATTGCTTGGATAAGCTACGCATTTCTTCTCTTTCCTTCATATCATCAGCTACATTTACATCAACAAAATCTATATTTTTTGATTTTAAATATTCTTTTGTCTTTTTACACCATGGACATGTTGGTGTGGAATATATTTTAATCATATTATTTACCTCCTATATATTTTTCAGCCATTAGTGCAGCAACAGTGCCATCACTAACAGCTGTAGTTAACTGTCTTATAAGTTTAGACCTTACATCTCCAGCAGCAAAAACTCCCTTTATATTGGTTTCCATATTTTCATCGGTTTCTATATATCCCCATTTATTTATATTAATAGAATCTTTAAAGAGTTCCGTCTTAGGCTCATAACCAATATAAACAAAAACTCCATCTGCTTTCAATTCTGTTTTCTGTTTTGTCTTTACATTTTCTACTACTATTTTTTCAATCTCATTTTCTCCAACAATATTTCTTATCTCACTATCCCATATTATTTTTACATTTTTATGTTTAAACAATTCATCCTGTGAGTACTTTTGTGCTTGAAGATAGTCAAATTGATGAACTATAGTAATATTTCTAGCATATTTAGTTAAGAATATAGCTGCTTCTACAGCAGAATTTCCACCGCCCACAACAACCAAATCCTTTCCTTGGTATAGAGCTCCATCACATAACTCACAATAATGAATAACTTTTCCATGGAGTTTTTCTTCTTCTGGAATAGGCAGTCTTCTGCTTTTGGCTCCTGTAGCTATTATCAGCGCCTTAACTTTATATATTACATCCTCTGTTTCTATAATTTTTTCATCATCAGATAATTTAATTTTTTCTATATTACTAAATTGATCTATATTTACTCCAATGCTTGCTGCATGCTCTTCCATTTTATCTGCCAAATCAGCACCAGATATAACATTAAATCCCGGGAAATTTTCTACTGTATAAGTTTCCCTAATTTGTCCTCCTACAAGTTCATTTTCTAAAACTAAAGTATTGAGTTTAGCTCTTATTGCATAAATCGCCGCCGTAAGTCCCGCGGGACCTGCTCCGATTATAACTAAATCAAGCTGCTTCTCTTCTTTCATGTCATAAACACCACCATATAATTTATATATTAGACTACCTTTATATTTTAATATATAAAGATGTTTTTTACATTAACAGCATTAAACAATAATCATTATTAATTAATATAGCCTTTTACTTATATTAATTATTATAATATAACAAAAAAAAATATGCAATATGCACAGCATTGCTTTTTTACAAAATTACCAATATTTTATTAAGTACATAATCACTTTTTTCATTCTCTTTAAGTTTATATCAAATTAAATATATTATTCAATTTTATACTAAAAAATATATTTTCTCACACATATTTTTTTTATATGAATATCATATTATTGTAAGTTAAAATTTAGAGGTGAATATATAATGTATGAAAATTTTTTCCCATGTAT
This genomic window from Clostridium pasteurianum DSM 525 = ATCC 6013 contains:
- the rd gene encoding rubredoxin, with protein sequence MKKYTCTVCGYIYNPEDGDPDNGVNPGTDFKDIPDDWVCPLCGVGKDQFEEVEE
- a CDS encoding peroxiredoxin, whose amino-acid sequence is MERLVGKPAPEFEMKAVKGDGRGFTEVKLGDYKGKWLVMFFYPLDFTFVCPTEITGFSKRAEEFRDLKAELLAVSCDSQYSHETWINQDIKQGGLGKINFPIASDKTTEVSTKYGIQIEEEGISLRGLFIIDPEGIVRYSVVHDLNVGRSVDETLRVLKAFQTGGMCALDWHEGDDNL
- a CDS encoding glutaredoxin domain-containing protein translates to MIKIYSTPTCPWCKKTKEYLKSKNIDFVDVNVADDMKEREEMRSLSKQSGVPVINIDGNIIVGFNKAEIDKLIEK
- the trxB gene encoding thioredoxin-disulfide reductase — its product is MKEEKQLDLVIIGAGPAGLTAAIYAIRAKLNTLVLENELVGGQIRETYTVENFPGFNVISGADLADKMEEHAASIGVNIDQFSNIEKIKLSDDEKIIETEDVIYKVKALIIATGAKSRRLPIPEEEKLHGKVIHYCELCDGALYQGKDLVVVGGGNSAVEAAIFLTKYARNITIVHQFDYLQAQKYSQDELFKHKNVKIIWDSEIRNIVGENEIEKIVVENVKTKQKTELKADGVFVYIGYEPKTELFKDSININKWGYIETDENMETNIKGVFAAGDVRSKLIRQLTTAVSDGTVAALMAEKYIGGK